CTTATGGCTTGCATTGACAGGAAGTACAAGCACTTGAAAAGGTGCAAGCGGCAGAGTCCAGATTATTCCGTCCTTGTCATAATTCTGCTCGATTGCAGCAGCAACAGTCCGTCCCACACCGATTCCATAGCAGCCCATTACAGCAAGTTTTTCCTCGCCATCCTTATCGAGATATTTCGCGCCCATTGCTTCAGAATATTTAGTGCCTAATTTAAAAACATGTCCCACCTCTATTCCCTTTACGAATTTGTATCTTCCTTCACTGCATCGGGGACATCTATCTCCTTCTACTGCTGTGCGAATATCTGCATATCTGACAATCTTGTAATCCCTTCCCTCATTGACATTCACAATATGCTTGTCATTCTCATTTGCGCCCGTAACAGCATTTTTAATCCCCTTGATTGAATAATCTCCTATAATATCTACATCCTTCAACCCAACAGGCCCTGCAAAACCTGTATCTGCGCCTGTAACTTTCTTTACTGTATCATCATCTGCAAGCTCTAACATTTCACAATCTGCCGCTATCCTCAACTTTGCCTCGTTTATCTCATAATCTCCTCTCACAACTACAACAAGGGGCTTTCCATCAGCAAGATATACAATAGTTTTTAACATCCGACTGGCAGGAATATTCAAAAACTCCGAAACTTCCGCAATTGTTTTTTTTCCGGGAGTATCCACGACTTTAAGCTCTTCAACTTCTGCTTCATCGACTTGATCACTTTCTTCTTCTCTAATTTCAGCCCTTTCAAGATTTGCCGCATAATCACATCTATCACAACAGGCAATCGTCTCTTCTCCCGTATCTGCCAATACCATAAACTCGTGGGAAAATTTTCCGCCTATCGTCCCTGTATCAGCTTCAACTGCCCTGTATTCAAGTCCGCATCTTTCAAATATTCGGCAATATGCGTCAAACATCTTTTTATAACTCTCTTCTGCACCTTCGTTGTCAGCGTCGAAACTGTATGCATCCTTCATAATAAATTCACGGGCTCTCATCACTCCAAATCTCGGTCTTATTTCATCACGGAATTTTGTTTGAATCTGATAAAGCGTTATAGGAAGCTGTCTGTAAGATTTTATCTCCTTCCTGACAATATCAGTCACAACCTCTTCATGAGTTGGGCCAAAACAGAAATCCCTTTTATGTCTGTCCAATATCCTTAAAAGCTCATTGCCGTATATTTTCCATCTTCCGCTTTCAATCCACAATTCAGCAGGCTGTATTGCGGGCATCAATATCTCAATTGCCCCCGCCCTATTCATCTCTTCACGGATTATATTTTCTACTTTTCTTATTACTCTAAGTCCAAGAGGCAGA
This genomic interval from Candidatus Schekmanbacteria bacterium contains the following:
- a CDS encoding proline--tRNA ligase translates to MLWSKYLIPTLKENPSEAEVVSHRLMLRAGMIRKLSAGIYNYLPLGLRVIRKVENIIREEMNRAGAIEILMPAIQPAELWIESGRWKIYGNELLRILDRHKRDFCFGPTHEEVVTDIVRKEIKSYRQLPITLYQIQTKFRDEIRPRFGVMRAREFIMKDAYSFDADNEGAEESYKKMFDAYCRIFERCGLEYRAVEADTGTIGGKFSHEFMVLADTGEETIACCDRCDYAANLERAEIREEESDQVDEAEVEELKVVDTPGKKTIAEVSEFLNIPASRMLKTIVYLADGKPLVVVVRGDYEINEAKLRIAADCEMLELADDDTVKKVTGADTGFAGPVGLKDVDIIGDYSIKGIKNAVTGANENDKHIVNVNEGRDYKIVRYADIRTAVEGDRCPRCSEGRYKFVKGIEVGHVFKLGTKYSEAMGAKYLDKDGEEKLAVMGCYGIGVGRTVAAAIEQNYDKDGIIWTLPLAPFQVLVLPVNASHKESMDTAFSIYEELSDMGVEVLMDDRDERPGVKFKDADLIGIPYRITIGEKNLKNGNVEVRTRRTGENKLIEKNKVSQVLKELLHTNGLTIDS